In Rhodococcus sp. OK302, one genomic interval encodes:
- the hrpA gene encoding ATP-dependent RNA helicase HrpA produces the protein MSTTPPVPLSPRRSDLKSALTQVSLRDENRLRRTLDRARTPDALAAVATEIEKAHLRLSTRAAGVPAISYPESLPVSQRKDDIARAIAENQVVIVAGETGSGKTTQIPKICLELGRGVRGLIGHTQPRRLAARTVAERIAEELDTELGDAVGYTVRFTDQVSDRTYVKLMTDGILLAEIQRDRMLRRYDTLIIDEAHERSLNIDFILGYLAQLLPRRPDLKVIITSATIDPQRFAEHFAVDGKPAPIVEVSGRTFPVEMRYRPLTVESGDISYDRDPVDAVCEAVDELSAEGEGDILVFLSGEREIRDTADALRDKRLRNTEIVPLYARLSAAEQHKVFSAHTGRRVVLATNVAETSLTVPGIRYVVDPGTARISRYSVRTKVQRLPIEPISQASARQRSGRCGRVAEGICIRLYSEEDFESRPAFTEPEILRTNLASVILQMTALGLGDIAAFPFVEPPDSRAIKDGIGLLEELGAIARGSDATHPELTPIGRELAQIPVDPRMARMLVEAKTNGCLHETLVIVAALSIQDVRERPAEFQQAADEKHARFAVENSDFLAYLKLWDYVRDQRNDLSSSQFRKMCRNEFLHWLRIREWQDLHGQLRQITRGLGWTVNDAPAGENAIHQSLLAGLLSHIGLREGEKRDYLGARGSRFAIFPGSGLFKKPPRWVMAAELVETSRLWARMSARIEPEWAEKLAPHLVKRTYSEPHWSSKRGSAMAYERVTLYGVPLVTGRAVTYSSIDPEISRELFIRHALVQGEWTTQHAFFHENRALLDNVEELENRARRRDILVDDETLYEFYDSRIGEEAVSARHFDKWWKTARRKDPNLLTFTPETVVNSDAATVLGGEFPDAWRQGDMKLPLTYQFEPGKDDDGVTAHIPVGLLAQLQPVGFDWLVPGMRIDLVTALIKTLPKNVRRQVVPAPDYASAALASIKPRSEPLLTAMARELSRLGGVHIESKDFDPSALPDHLRMTFVVEDESGKVLAKGKDLAQLRRTLAPRVQKEVAKAATGTERAAAAVWTSETLGALEPTITRKIGGQQVTGYPALVPENGGVAVRVLSTPAAQAQSMRDGSRALLLAAVPTQLKAVTSGLSNTHRLLLGQNPDGSLEALVEDCRVAAANEIIAAKGGPVRTPEAFDALVTVARSELAGRVSAILRMIVPILEQSHRLNVVLHRSSGEPAEDVREQLKSLLFPGFVAELGSARLRELPRYLAAATFRLEALPASATRDQQAMDVLDRVYAAYDRLLNSLPEERRTARDVDAISWMIEELRVSLFAQSLGTPTPISEKRVLKAIESIKR, from the coding sequence ATGTCTACTACACCACCGGTCCCGCTCTCGCCCCGACGCAGTGACCTCAAGAGCGCACTGACACAGGTCTCCCTGCGTGACGAGAATCGACTCCGACGCACACTCGACCGTGCCCGCACCCCGGACGCACTAGCAGCGGTGGCCACCGAGATAGAAAAAGCACACCTGCGACTGAGCACCCGCGCGGCCGGTGTGCCCGCAATCTCGTACCCCGAATCGCTGCCAGTCAGCCAGCGCAAGGACGACATCGCTCGCGCGATCGCCGAAAACCAGGTCGTGATCGTGGCCGGCGAAACAGGTTCCGGCAAGACAACCCAGATCCCCAAGATCTGCCTCGAACTGGGCCGCGGAGTTCGCGGGCTCATCGGCCATACCCAGCCGCGACGCCTCGCCGCACGTACCGTTGCCGAACGTATCGCCGAGGAACTCGACACCGAACTCGGCGACGCCGTCGGCTACACGGTGCGATTCACCGATCAGGTGTCCGACCGCACCTACGTGAAACTGATGACGGACGGCATTCTGCTCGCGGAGATTCAGCGCGACCGGATGCTGCGTCGCTACGACACACTGATTATCGACGAGGCTCACGAACGCAGTCTCAACATCGACTTCATTCTCGGATACCTGGCGCAACTACTCCCCCGTCGACCTGATCTCAAGGTCATCATCACCTCGGCCACCATCGATCCCCAGCGATTCGCTGAGCACTTTGCCGTCGACGGGAAGCCCGCGCCGATCGTCGAGGTGTCCGGCCGCACGTTCCCCGTGGAAATGCGCTACCGGCCACTGACCGTCGAGTCCGGTGATATCAGCTACGACCGGGATCCCGTGGACGCAGTCTGCGAGGCCGTCGATGAACTCAGCGCCGAAGGCGAAGGCGACATCCTCGTCTTCCTATCGGGCGAACGCGAGATTCGCGACACTGCGGATGCATTGCGCGACAAACGGTTACGCAACACCGAAATTGTTCCGCTCTATGCACGACTGTCGGCCGCCGAGCAGCACAAGGTGTTCTCAGCCCATACCGGTCGACGAGTTGTCCTGGCCACCAACGTCGCCGAAACATCGCTCACTGTTCCCGGAATTCGCTACGTTGTCGATCCTGGTACGGCGCGCATTTCGCGATACTCGGTACGCACCAAAGTACAGAGACTGCCCATCGAGCCGATTTCCCAGGCGTCGGCGCGTCAGCGATCCGGCCGCTGTGGTCGTGTGGCCGAGGGCATCTGCATTCGCCTGTATTCCGAAGAAGACTTCGAATCACGGCCGGCATTCACCGAACCCGAAATTCTTCGCACCAATCTGGCGTCCGTCATCCTGCAGATGACGGCGCTGGGCCTTGGAGACATCGCCGCCTTCCCGTTTGTCGAACCGCCGGATTCGCGGGCGATCAAGGACGGAATCGGGCTACTCGAAGAACTCGGCGCCATCGCGCGGGGCTCCGATGCAACCCATCCGGAACTCACTCCCATCGGACGTGAACTCGCGCAGATCCCCGTCGACCCACGCATGGCGCGAATGTTGGTGGAAGCCAAGACAAACGGCTGCTTGCACGAAACATTGGTTATCGTCGCGGCGTTGTCCATCCAGGACGTGCGTGAGCGGCCGGCTGAATTCCAACAGGCCGCCGACGAAAAACATGCCCGCTTCGCTGTCGAGAATTCCGACTTCCTCGCATACCTGAAGCTGTGGGACTATGTCCGCGATCAGCGAAACGATCTGTCTTCCAGCCAGTTCCGCAAGATGTGCCGAAACGAATTCCTGCACTGGCTACGCATCCGCGAATGGCAGGACCTGCACGGTCAACTGCGTCAGATCACGCGTGGTCTCGGATGGACCGTCAACGACGCGCCGGCCGGCGAGAACGCAATTCACCAGTCGTTGCTGGCCGGATTGCTCTCCCACATCGGACTTCGCGAAGGCGAGAAGCGTGACTACCTGGGCGCTCGGGGAAGCCGCTTCGCGATCTTCCCCGGCTCCGGCCTGTTCAAGAAGCCACCGCGCTGGGTGATGGCCGCCGAACTGGTGGAAACGTCGCGGCTGTGGGCTCGCATGTCCGCCCGCATCGAACCGGAGTGGGCCGAAAAGCTGGCGCCACACCTGGTCAAACGCACCTACTCCGAACCACATTGGTCATCGAAGCGTGGTTCCGCGATGGCGTACGAGCGGGTCACTCTGTACGGCGTCCCCCTCGTCACGGGCCGCGCTGTCACCTACTCCTCGATCGATCCGGAAATCTCGCGGGAACTCTTCATCCGCCATGCCTTGGTACAGGGCGAATGGACTACCCAGCACGCGTTCTTCCACGAAAACCGAGCACTGCTCGACAACGTCGAAGAACTCGAGAACCGAGCGCGCCGACGCGACATTCTGGTTGACGACGAGACCCTCTACGAGTTCTACGACTCCCGTATCGGTGAGGAAGCCGTTTCTGCACGCCATTTCGACAAGTGGTGGAAGACTGCACGCCGAAAAGATCCGAACCTCTTGACGTTCACGCCGGAAACCGTCGTGAACTCCGATGCTGCAACAGTTTTGGGGGGCGAGTTCCCCGACGCCTGGCGCCAGGGCGATATGAAGCTGCCGCTCACCTATCAGTTCGAACCTGGCAAGGATGACGACGGAGTAACCGCGCACATCCCGGTCGGACTACTCGCGCAACTCCAGCCCGTCGGGTTCGATTGGCTGGTGCCGGGTATGCGCATCGACCTCGTCACGGCGTTGATCAAGACACTGCCCAAGAACGTCCGACGCCAGGTTGTGCCGGCACCGGACTATGCAAGCGCCGCACTCGCGTCGATCAAGCCCCGCTCCGAACCACTACTCACAGCAATGGCCCGAGAACTCTCCCGCCTCGGCGGAGTACACATCGAATCCAAGGACTTCGATCCGAGTGCACTGCCGGATCATCTGCGGATGACTTTTGTGGTCGAAGACGAATCAGGCAAGGTTCTGGCCAAGGGCAAAGATCTGGCGCAGCTCCGACGCACACTCGCTCCGCGCGTCCAGAAGGAAGTTGCCAAGGCCGCCACCGGAACCGAACGAGCAGCCGCAGCGGTGTGGACGTCCGAGACCTTGGGCGCCCTGGAACCCACCATCACCCGAAAAATCGGTGGCCAACAGGTCACCGGATATCCGGCACTGGTTCCCGAAAACGGTGGCGTGGCAGTTCGCGTCCTCAGTACCCCTGCAGCGCAAGCTCAGTCGATGCGCGACGGCTCCCGCGCTCTGCTCCTCGCAGCGGTGCCGACGCAACTCAAAGCTGTTACGTCCGGACTCTCCAATACGCATCGACTCCTACTGGGCCAGAACCCGGACGGAAGCCTCGAAGCGTTGGTCGAAGATTGTCGAGTCGCCGCCGCCAACGAGATCATCGCCGCGAAGGGTGGGCCTGTTCGCACACCCGAAGCATTCGACGCGCTTGTCACAGTCGCGCGATCAGAACTGGCAGGACGCGTGTCCGCGATACTGCGAATGATCGTGCCCATCCTCGAACAGTCGCACCGCTTGAACGTGGTTCTCCATCGTTCAAGCGGTGAACCCGCCGAAGACGTTCGCGAGCAACTGAAGTCGCTTCTCTTCCCCGGCTTTGTCGCCGAACTGGGTTCGGCGCGACTGCGCGAACTACCCCGCTACCTGGCAGCAGCGACATTCCGACTCGAAGCCCTACCTGCCAGCGCAACTCGCGACCAGCAAGCCATGGACGTGCTCGACCGTGTTTACGCTGCCTACGACCGACTACTCAACTCGCTACCTGAAGAGCGTCGTACCGCCAGAGATGTGGATGCCATCTCATGGATGATCGAAGAACTTCGTGTGAGCCTGTTTGCACAATCGTTGGGAACGCCTACACCGATCTCCGAGAAACGGGTCCTGAAGGCGATCGAGTCGATCAAACGCTGA
- a CDS encoding glycosyltransferase, which yields MTFDTILGLSIVLSLIFGLVFLMYVVAILIPYLRNTTELPGNPDDFELHFLIPCLNEEVVIGHTLAYLREHFPASCAWVIDDDSQDGTKQVVRDMMVADPMIHLIARQLPNARTGKGDALNAGYARINDWLPGRADRSQVLICIVDADGRPAPNMLEISAGPDAFGNDYVGSVQVEVRMSNRADPLPLGPGNRWKNRFARTLIRLQDMEFRGPISAMQMARRYSRTVSIGGNGQLSRLSALDAVAARFGEPWHGALLEDFELGLHLILLGWRNVYTTASWVDQEALPELKPLIRQRVRWAQGGMQCVRYLPAIWRSRRVTNLGAWEITYFMLTPWLQVMGTIVYPLPLLVMVWNMVNYPEFFKAYFVSGGWALLISYLILGVGEFAIWGPLYRKRSAPELSWRQGFGLGLAYVGYMLLSYVVAWRAFGRLASKQSDWVKTKRNAEREPAQV from the coding sequence GTGACTTTCGATACCATCCTGGGACTGTCCATCGTTCTGTCACTGATCTTCGGACTTGTTTTTCTGATGTACGTTGTGGCGATCCTGATTCCGTACCTACGAAACACCACGGAACTACCGGGAAATCCTGACGACTTCGAGTTGCATTTTCTGATTCCTTGCCTCAACGAAGAAGTGGTCATCGGCCACACGCTGGCGTACCTACGCGAACACTTCCCGGCAAGTTGCGCCTGGGTGATCGACGACGATTCGCAGGATGGGACCAAGCAGGTGGTCCGCGACATGATGGTCGCCGATCCCATGATTCACCTCATTGCGCGGCAACTCCCGAATGCCCGCACCGGAAAGGGCGATGCACTCAACGCCGGGTACGCCCGGATCAACGATTGGCTGCCCGGGCGCGCCGACCGGTCGCAGGTGCTTATCTGCATCGTTGACGCAGACGGCCGACCCGCGCCGAACATGCTGGAGATCTCGGCCGGCCCCGATGCTTTCGGTAATGACTACGTCGGCTCGGTGCAGGTAGAGGTGCGAATGAGCAACCGCGCCGACCCACTGCCACTCGGACCGGGAAACCGTTGGAAGAACCGCTTCGCTCGGACGTTGATTCGACTGCAGGATATGGAGTTCCGCGGGCCGATCTCTGCGATGCAGATGGCTCGGCGATATTCGCGCACGGTAAGCATCGGCGGTAACGGCCAACTGAGCAGGCTCTCGGCTCTCGACGCGGTGGCGGCGCGGTTCGGTGAGCCGTGGCACGGGGCGTTGCTCGAGGACTTCGAGCTGGGCCTGCACCTGATCCTGCTCGGCTGGCGGAACGTCTATACAACCGCCAGTTGGGTGGATCAAGAGGCGCTACCCGAGCTGAAACCGCTTATTCGACAACGCGTTCGGTGGGCCCAGGGTGGAATGCAATGCGTCCGGTACCTGCCCGCGATCTGGCGGTCGCGGCGCGTGACGAACCTGGGCGCGTGGGAAATTACGTACTTCATGCTCACTCCCTGGCTGCAGGTCATGGGAACCATCGTCTACCCACTTCCCCTGCTGGTCATGGTGTGGAACATGGTGAACTATCCCGAGTTCTTCAAGGCCTATTTTGTGAGCGGCGGTTGGGCGCTGCTCATTTCGTATCTCATTCTGGGAGTGGGCGAATTCGCGATCTGGGGCCCGCTCTACCGCAAACGCAGTGCACCGGAACTGTCCTGGCGACAGGGATTCGGACTCGGTCTCGCCTACGTCGGGTACATGCTGCTGTCCTACGTCGTGGCCTGGCGGGCATTCGGACGGTTGGCGAGTAAGCAGAGCGATTGGGTGAAGACCAAACGCAATGCCGAACGCGAGCCCGCACAAGTGTGA
- the lexA gene encoding transcriptional repressor LexA, with protein MKDDRSTSAATAGVTATSAESLTPRQRRVLEVIRESVTERGYPPSIREIGDAVGLTSTSSVAHQLRTLERKGFIRRDPNRPRAVDVRGLDEVAADTAIASVTKHSSEIRNSTGDPLPEPAFVPVLGRIAAGGPILAEEAVEDVFPLPRELVGQGSLFMLKVVGESMIDAAICDGDWVVVRQQNVAENGDIVAAMIDGEATVKTFKRVKKDVWLMPHNPLFEPISGNNAVIMGKVVTVMRKI; from the coding sequence ATGAAGGACGATCGCTCCACAAGTGCCGCAACGGCAGGAGTTACCGCGACGTCAGCCGAGTCGCTCACTCCACGGCAGCGCCGTGTTCTCGAAGTCATTCGTGAATCGGTGACCGAACGCGGTTACCCGCCGAGCATTCGTGAGATCGGCGACGCCGTCGGGCTTACCTCGACGTCGTCGGTGGCCCATCAGCTCCGCACCCTCGAGCGCAAGGGGTTCATTCGCCGTGACCCCAATCGCCCTCGCGCTGTAGACGTTCGAGGGCTTGACGAGGTTGCCGCCGATACCGCCATTGCATCGGTGACCAAGCACTCGTCGGAGATCCGCAACAGCACGGGCGATCCACTTCCCGAGCCGGCATTTGTGCCCGTCCTCGGCCGGATCGCGGCTGGTGGGCCGATCCTTGCAGAAGAAGCCGTCGAAGACGTGTTTCCGCTCCCCCGCGAATTGGTGGGCCAGGGCTCCCTGTTCATGCTGAAGGTGGTCGGCGAATCCATGATCGACGCCGCTATCTGCGATGGCGACTGGGTGGTAGTCCGTCAGCAGAACGTGGCCGAGAACGGTGACATTGTCGCCGCCATGATCGATGGCGAGGCAACGGTCAAGACATTCAAGCGAGTGAAGAAAGATGTGTGGCTGATGCCGCACAATCCGTTGTTCGAGCCGATTTCCGGAAACAACGCAGTCATCATGGGCAAGGTTGTCACCGTTATGCGAAAGATCTGA
- a CDS encoding LysM peptidoglycan-binding domain-containing protein — MMGNAALKYEVFDDAELKFAAFDCAVRPGYGTASGNAGRNSAAAPKYHASFYDAAPYDVAVGVMPYRVRGEVSDIRERRGGTHESGRDDVADRRFERDVDRVRPNGGNFEHRNRVGVSRAPHVVDSVDVGWRSMVLGVLLTAVAVLGLVGLASVSAGGVSGPVDETGVIRVAAGETLSDIAAQVAPGQPAGTVIDRIMDLNAMSNSRLSVGQTLIVPAAQGR, encoded by the coding sequence ATGATGGGCAACGCAGCACTGAAGTACGAAGTGTTCGATGACGCAGAACTGAAGTTCGCAGCATTCGATTGTGCTGTTCGGCCCGGCTACGGCACAGCATCGGGGAACGCTGGTCGGAACTCTGCCGCTGCGCCGAAGTATCACGCGTCGTTCTACGACGCTGCGCCCTATGACGTGGCCGTCGGCGTGATGCCGTATCGGGTGCGCGGCGAGGTATCCGACATTCGCGAGCGCCGAGGCGGCACTCACGAAAGTGGTCGTGACGATGTTGCTGATCGTCGGTTCGAGCGGGATGTGGACCGTGTGCGGCCCAATGGCGGCAACTTCGAGCACCGTAATCGGGTAGGCGTGTCGCGCGCACCCCACGTTGTCGATTCCGTTGACGTAGGTTGGCGGAGCATGGTTTTGGGTGTGCTGCTGACGGCGGTAGCGGTACTGGGTTTGGTGGGCCTTGCTTCCGTGTCCGCGGGTGGGGTTTCAGGTCCGGTTGACGAGACGGGCGTGATTCGGGTTGCTGCAGGGGAGACGCTCAGCGACATCGCCGCTCAGGTAGCGCCAGGGCAACCCGCAGGCACGGTGATCGATCGGATCATGGACCTCAACGCAATGTCGAATTCGAGGCTGAGCGTGGGTCAGACTCTGATTGTTCCTGCTGCGCAGGGTCGTTGA
- the nrdR gene encoding transcriptional regulator NrdR, which translates to MHCPFCRHPDSRVVDSREADEGQAIRRRRSCPECGRRFTTVETAVLSVVKRSGVTEPFSREKVVKGVRRACQGRQVDNDSLNLLAQQVEDAVRSSGSAEIPSNEVGLAILDPLRNLDEVAYLRFASVYKSFSSAEDFEREITDMREHAQNRETVKTAGEEAVSTVD; encoded by the coding sequence ATGCATTGCCCGTTCTGCCGACACCCTGACTCCCGAGTGGTCGACTCGCGTGAGGCGGATGAAGGGCAGGCGATTCGCCGTCGGCGGTCCTGTCCCGAATGCGGTCGGCGTTTTACGACGGTGGAAACAGCAGTGCTGTCGGTAGTCAAGCGCAGTGGCGTCACCGAACCCTTCAGTCGTGAGAAGGTCGTCAAGGGTGTGCGTCGAGCGTGCCAGGGTCGTCAGGTCGACAACGATTCATTGAATCTGTTGGCACAGCAGGTCGAAGACGCCGTGCGCTCTTCGGGTTCCGCAGAGATCCCGAGTAATGAAGTAGGGCTTGCCATTCTCGACCCACTACGCAATCTCGACGAGGTTGCGTACCTCCGGTTTGCGTCGGTCTACAAATCCTTCAGCTCGGCCGAAGATTTCGAACGCGAGATCACCGACATGCGGGAGCATGCGCAGAATCGGGAAACCGTGAAGACAGCCGGCGAAGAAGCCGTTTCCACTGTCGATTGA
- a CDS encoding exosortase/archaeosortase family protein yields the protein MNAERTVRRPDPPAVRWVGVAAISGAMFLLLTRQSAFRGWEAGLAALLNGIVGAPTKWTRGSDVFYVGIGTNKVFALQLVTGCSTALLIIPMLLLAGVYVHFGRVRLVHMMIGLLLSCAAMLTVNMIRLVVVGVYTVHSGRSGFELAHTIIGSLIVLAGGAATLLLFSRWISRASTVAADAPPIRARMKEGAQE from the coding sequence GTGAATGCGGAACGTACGGTGCGCAGACCTGATCCGCCCGCAGTGCGCTGGGTGGGGGTGGCTGCGATATCGGGGGCGATGTTCTTGCTGCTCACCAGGCAGTCTGCGTTCCGCGGGTGGGAAGCCGGACTCGCCGCGCTTCTCAACGGCATCGTCGGTGCACCGACCAAGTGGACACGCGGATCGGACGTGTTTTACGTCGGGATCGGCACCAACAAGGTTTTTGCACTCCAACTCGTCACGGGTTGCAGCACGGCACTACTGATCATTCCGATGCTGTTGCTCGCGGGAGTGTACGTGCACTTCGGTCGGGTTCGTCTGGTGCACATGATGATCGGCCTGTTGTTGAGCTGCGCGGCGATGCTGACAGTCAATATGATCCGCCTCGTCGTGGTCGGCGTCTACACCGTTCACAGCGGCCGCTCGGGATTCGAGCTGGCCCACACCATCATCGGATCGTTGATAGTTCTGGCCGGCGGCGCAGCCACCCTGCTGCTGTTCAGTCGCTGGATCAGTCGGGCGAGTACCGTCGCGGCAGATGCCCCACCGATTCGCGCACGTATGAAAGAAGGGGCACAGGAGTGA
- a CDS encoding DUF7927 domain-containing protein, whose amino-acid sequence MRMPSFARTVSGLAVATLTATTWGIAAAPAGADPLAAQPGELIVNGDAENGITGWTGTAFVSRAYGTGLPTTIVDQNGATGKTFDGGSSFFGVTGNANRKATQVVDLTPSAASIDTGRVTALSGAYLGGIAGQNDRVGVYYTFTDASGQVLDTVSLPAVTLTDRGGVRGFGRRDASAPVPIGTRSVTVDLSFTAAYGTLDAFADNVSLRLDAVPSELQLTHTADASGPLDDNQVVNYTVTFTNTGAQPLAVDKALALAGLLDDANFVSGPTSSDVALSVQGSGDTFGITGTLQPGQTVTVVYSVVTKTYAQQGDHNVVSLVADPSALPGGVPASCAGTADCLEAATADTAAVPLVNPAVAGIAAAVGLAGGGIFLLRRRRTETA is encoded by the coding sequence ATGAGAATGCCATCGTTCGCCAGGACCGTCTCAGGTCTGGCGGTTGCGACCCTGACCGCGACCACATGGGGGATCGCCGCGGCACCGGCCGGAGCGGATCCGCTTGCCGCGCAACCGGGTGAGCTGATCGTCAACGGCGACGCCGAGAACGGCATCACCGGATGGACGGGCACCGCCTTCGTGTCGAGGGCCTACGGCACCGGTCTGCCGACGACGATCGTCGACCAGAACGGCGCGACCGGGAAGACGTTCGACGGCGGCAGCAGCTTCTTCGGGGTCACGGGTAATGCCAACAGGAAGGCGACGCAGGTTGTCGATCTGACGCCATCCGCGGCCAGCATCGACACTGGCCGGGTGACCGCCCTCAGCGGGGCCTACCTGGGCGGGATCGCGGGCCAGAACGACCGCGTCGGCGTCTACTACACCTTCACGGACGCGTCCGGTCAGGTCCTGGACACTGTCTCGCTGCCCGCCGTGACCCTCACCGACCGCGGTGGCGTACGGGGATTCGGCCGCCGCGACGCCTCGGCGCCCGTTCCGATCGGCACCCGCTCCGTGACGGTCGACCTCTCCTTCACCGCCGCCTACGGCACGCTCGACGCGTTCGCCGACAATGTCTCGCTACGACTCGACGCGGTACCGAGCGAGTTGCAGCTCACGCACACCGCCGACGCATCGGGCCCGCTGGACGACAACCAGGTGGTCAACTACACCGTCACCTTCACCAACACCGGCGCCCAACCGCTCGCGGTCGACAAGGCACTGGCACTCGCGGGCCTGCTCGACGACGCGAACTTCGTCTCCGGACCGACCAGTTCGGACGTTGCACTGTCCGTCCAGGGCTCTGGCGACACCTTCGGCATCACCGGAACCCTGCAGCCCGGCCAGACGGTGACCGTCGTCTACAGCGTAGTCACCAAAACGTATGCGCAGCAGGGTGATCACAACGTCGTGTCCCTCGTGGCCGACCCGTCCGCCCTGCCGGGAGGCGTGCCGGCCTCGTGCGCCGGTACCGCAGACTGCCTCGAAGCGGCGACCGCCGACACCGCCGCCGTGCCCCTCGTGAACCCGGCCGTCGCCGGAATCGCGGCGGCAGTGGGCCTTGCCGGAGGCGGCATCTTCCTGCTCCGACGACGACGCACCGAAACAGCCTGA
- the wsfD gene encoding glycan biosynthesis hexose transferase WsfD, translating to MSTRFELEAPDGGTFEDDPLALVPGTKRRKPRPRLQAAMASVSRIAGYRMDGTGLGWVSVGVGVAFSGALLLRLFLSGAIGLSDQGDGQRLTCGLGLRAGNAYNTPVDDLVYTTYFDHRWYGEDCPWNTYGQPYNSSQLYLLQLAKWLTPLLRLPGDMDLRALGVVCALVLGVLAALMFVWIPGSLVGKGFVVTGVWLIVADATFAGYFVSAYSDTGAILGVLALMVAALALWRAEQVHWWHVAVVAAIALFTATTKTQAVTYAVVAVPLMLSRRVGAQKHGKRYFLQGRWFALAASGGLVAAVGQYIRTQPARFGELNQYNAVFVEMLPHSKNPEQDLVRLGLDPTLISGSGSRINSPNSVTELPGYQGFLDKTSTWDLFSQVYLHEPFRLLSMMGRGLVGMARLRVDYIYSYPWYSGRPDTLEWRVSLFYQVWRMMFSSLPLLIIVLTLASCLAFVIVLKVCTTQEDRSIGAVGLFLAAAALAQFWAVNLSEGASDLIKHLMLTDFTTGLVLILGAYSVIVLRSSVIREKGTSR from the coding sequence ATGAGTACCAGGTTCGAACTCGAGGCGCCGGACGGTGGCACCTTCGAGGATGATCCGTTGGCGCTGGTCCCGGGTACGAAGCGGCGCAAGCCGCGCCCGCGTCTGCAGGCCGCTATGGCAAGTGTCTCGCGGATCGCCGGATACCGTATGGACGGTACCGGCCTCGGCTGGGTATCTGTCGGAGTCGGAGTTGCCTTTTCCGGAGCGTTGCTGTTGCGGCTGTTCCTCAGTGGCGCAATCGGTCTCAGCGATCAGGGTGACGGTCAACGATTGACCTGTGGGCTCGGGTTGCGCGCCGGAAATGCCTACAACACCCCGGTTGACGACCTGGTGTACACCACATACTTCGACCACCGGTGGTACGGCGAGGACTGCCCGTGGAACACCTACGGCCAGCCCTACAACTCCTCTCAGCTCTATCTGCTTCAACTGGCGAAGTGGCTGACACCACTGCTGCGTTTGCCCGGCGACATGGATCTGCGGGCACTGGGAGTGGTGTGCGCGCTTGTGCTTGGTGTGTTGGCTGCCCTGATGTTCGTGTGGATTCCCGGTTCATTGGTGGGCAAGGGATTTGTTGTCACCGGGGTATGGCTGATCGTTGCCGACGCGACGTTCGCCGGCTACTTTGTCTCTGCCTACAGCGATACCGGCGCGATTCTCGGCGTGCTGGCGCTGATGGTTGCAGCGCTCGCTCTGTGGCGGGCCGAGCAGGTGCACTGGTGGCATGTCGCCGTGGTCGCGGCGATCGCGTTGTTCACCGCGACCACCAAGACGCAAGCGGTAACCTACGCTGTGGTCGCGGTACCGCTCATGCTCAGCCGCCGAGTCGGCGCACAGAAACATGGCAAACGATACTTCTTGCAGGGTCGATGGTTTGCGCTCGCCGCGTCCGGTGGATTGGTTGCCGCGGTCGGGCAGTACATTCGTACCCAGCCCGCACGGTTCGGTGAACTTAACCAGTACAACGCGGTGTTCGTCGAGATGCTTCCGCACAGTAAGAATCCCGAGCAGGACCTGGTGCGACTCGGTCTTGACCCGACGCTGATCTCCGGTAGTGGATCGCGGATCAACTCACCGAACTCTGTGACCGAACTGCCTGGCTATCAGGGTTTTCTGGATAAGACCTCGACGTGGGATCTCTTCTCTCAGGTCTACCTTCACGAACCGTTCCGACTTCTCTCGATGATGGGCCGGGGACTGGTCGGCATGGCACGATTACGCGTCGACTACATCTACTCCTACCCGTGGTACTCGGGCCGCCCGGACACTCTCGAGTGGAGAGTGTCGCTGTTCTACCAGGTGTGGCGAATGATGTTCTCTTCGTTGCCGTTGCTGATCATCGTGCTGACTCTTGCTTCGTGCCTGGCCTTTGTCATCGTGCTGAAAGTCTGTACGACGCAGGAGGACCGGAGCATCGGCGCGGTCGGGTTGTTCCTGGCAGCCGCAGCCCTCGCGCAGTTCTGGGCGGTCAATCTATCCGAGGGTGCGTCGGACCTGATCAAACACTTGATGCTGACCGATTTCACCACCGGACTCGTACTGATTCTCGGCGCCTACTCGGTGATCGTATTGCGTTCGAGCGTAATACGAGAGAAGGGAACCTCCCGGTGA